A region from the Bradyrhizobium erythrophlei genome encodes:
- a CDS encoding MFS transporter — protein MTKDERFVILASSLGTVFEWYDFYLYGSLASIIGAQFFSAYPPGTRDIFALLAFAAGFLVRPFGAIVFGRIGDIVGRKYTFLVTILIMGLSTFIVGLLPNAATIGFAAPVILIALRLAQGLALGGEYGGAATYVAEHSPQGKRGYYTSFIQTTATLGLFLSLLVILFTRTAVGEADFAAWGWRIPFLVSVVLLAISVWIRLRLNESPVFQKMKDEGKSSKAPLTEAFANWSNAKIVLLALLGGTMGQGVVWYTGQFYALFFLQSILKVDGYTANLLIAWSLLFGTGFFIVFGALSDKIGRKPIILAGCLIAALTFFPIFRMITSNANPALEKAIEAGKVEVFADPAGCGDLFNPVGTRVFTAPCDTARAFLASSSVKYSTSYGPAGSGVKVIVNGKEVPYTDAKAGNPAVAAAVAAAGYPKAGDAGIVKMSNPFDIFRPQVAAIIGLLFILVIFVTMVYGPIAAMLVELFPTKIRYTSMSLPYHIGNGWFGGLLPATAFAIVASTGDIYAGLWYPIIFASITAVVGFFFLPETKDVDIRTN, from the coding sequence ATGACGAAGGACGAACGGTTCGTCATTCTCGCTTCATCGCTAGGCACGGTTTTCGAATGGTATGATTTCTATCTTTACGGATCGCTAGCCAGCATTATCGGCGCGCAATTCTTCTCGGCCTATCCGCCGGGGACGCGCGATATCTTCGCGCTGCTTGCCTTCGCCGCCGGCTTTCTGGTGCGCCCGTTCGGCGCTATCGTTTTCGGGCGCATCGGCGACATCGTCGGACGCAAATACACGTTCCTCGTCACCATCCTGATCATGGGTCTGTCGACCTTCATCGTCGGCCTGTTGCCGAACGCCGCGACCATCGGCTTTGCCGCGCCGGTCATCCTGATCGCGTTGCGTCTGGCGCAGGGCCTCGCGCTCGGCGGCGAGTATGGCGGAGCCGCCACCTACGTGGCCGAACATTCGCCGCAGGGCAAGCGCGGCTACTATACCTCGTTCATTCAGACCACCGCCACGCTGGGCCTGTTCCTGTCGCTGCTGGTGATCCTGTTCACCCGCACCGCCGTCGGCGAAGCCGACTTCGCCGCCTGGGGCTGGCGTATTCCGTTCCTGGTATCGGTCGTCCTGCTCGCGATCTCGGTCTGGATCCGGCTGCGCCTCAATGAGTCGCCCGTGTTCCAGAAGATGAAGGACGAGGGCAAGAGTTCGAAGGCCCCGCTGACCGAGGCCTTCGCCAACTGGAGCAACGCCAAGATCGTGTTGCTCGCACTGCTCGGCGGCACCATGGGTCAGGGCGTGGTCTGGTACACCGGCCAGTTCTACGCGCTGTTCTTCCTGCAATCGATCCTGAAGGTCGACGGCTACACCGCCAACCTCCTGATCGCCTGGTCGCTGCTGTTCGGCACCGGCTTCTTCATCGTGTTCGGCGCGCTGTCCGACAAGATCGGCCGCAAGCCGATCATCCTGGCCGGTTGCCTGATCGCGGCGCTGACCTTCTTCCCGATCTTCCGCATGATCACGTCCAACGCGAACCCGGCACTGGAAAAGGCCATCGAAGCGGGTAAAGTCGAGGTGTTTGCCGATCCCGCGGGTTGCGGCGATCTGTTCAACCCGGTCGGCACCCGCGTGTTCACGGCACCCTGTGACACCGCCCGCGCGTTCCTGGCATCGTCTTCGGTCAAGTATTCGACCTCCTATGGTCCCGCGGGCTCCGGCGTGAAGGTGATCGTGAATGGCAAGGAAGTGCCGTACACCGACGCGAAGGCCGGCAACCCGGCGGTTGCCGCAGCGGTGGCCGCTGCCGGCTATCCCAAGGCGGGCGACGCCGGCATCGTCAAGATGTCGAACCCGTTCGATATCTTCCGTCCGCAGGTCGCGGCGATCATCGGGCTGCTGTTCATCCTGGTGATCTTCGTCACCATGGTGTACGGACCGATCGCGGCGATGCTGGTCGAACTGTTCCCGACCAAGATCCGCTACACCTCGATGTCGCTGCCCTACCACATCGGCAACGGCTGGTTCGGCGGACTGTTGCCGGCCACCGCGTTCGCGATCGTGGCTTCGACCGGCGATATCTACGCCGGTCTCTGGTATCCGATCATCTTCGCATCGATCACCGCGGTCGTCGGCTTCTTCTTCCTGCCGGAAACCAAGGACGTCGATATCAGGACCAACTGA
- a CDS encoding ATP F0F1 synthase subunit B (Produces ATP from ADP in the presence of a proton gradient across the membrane. Subunit B is part of the membrane proton channel.), which yields MFLEPETWVAIAFVILMVLFAYLGIHRTVLKALDHRGERIKAELDDARRLKEEAAKLLAEYKARGASAEREAQDIIAAAKAEAERIAAEAKTKMEDFVTRRTKTAESKIALAEAQALADVRAAAADAAVTAASTILSQSVKGGIADDLLAKGIAEVRAKLN from the coding sequence ATGTTCCTGGAACCTGAAACCTGGGTTGCCATCGCCTTCGTGATCCTGATGGTTCTGTTCGCCTATCTCGGCATCCATCGCACGGTGCTGAAGGCGCTCGACCATCGCGGCGAGCGGATCAAGGCGGAACTCGACGACGCGCGCCGCCTCAAGGAAGAGGCCGCCAAGCTGCTGGCGGAATACAAGGCCCGCGGCGCCAGCGCCGAACGCGAGGCGCAGGATATCATCGCGGCGGCGAAGGCCGAAGCCGAGCGCATCGCGGCCGAGGCCAAGACCAAGATGGAAGATTTTGTCACCCGGCGCACCAAGACCGCCGAGAGCAAGATCGCGCTGGCCGAGGCGCAGGCGCTGGCCGATGTGCGCGCGGCCGCGGCCGACGCCGCGGTCACTGCGGCTTCGACCATCCTGTCGCAATCGGTCAAGGGCGGCATCGCCGACGATCTGCTGGCCAAGGGCATTGCGGAAGTTCGCGCCAAGCTGAACTGA
- a CDS encoding M16 family metallopeptidase — MSVDVTKLPSGLTVITDTMPHLETAALGVWAGVGGRDEKPDEHGISHLLEHMAFKGTTLRSSREIVEEIEAVGGDLNAGTSTETTAYYARVMKADVPLALDVLSDILANPSFVPDELEREKNVIVQEIGAAQDTPDDVVFEHLNELCYPEQPMGRSLLGTAKTLKGFDRDTLRGYLSTHYRGPDMVVAAAGAVDHKRVVEEVAERFKSFDATPAPKPQVATFGKGGSRVVHRELEQAHLTLALEGVPQTDLSLFSLQVFTNTLGGGMSSRLFQEVREKRGLCYSIYTFHAPYSDTGFFGLYTGTDPEDAPEMMEVIVDVINDAVETLTEAEIARAKAQMKAGLLMALESCSSRAEQLARHILAYGRPLTVEELVDRIDAVSVESTRNAARGLLSRSRPAVVALGSGRGLDTAVSFAEGLTRSKAKSLLH, encoded by the coding sequence ATGAGCGTCGATGTCACCAAGCTTCCCTCGGGCCTCACGGTGATCACCGACACCATGCCGCATCTGGAAACCGCGGCGCTCGGGGTTTGGGCCGGCGTCGGCGGCCGCGACGAAAAGCCGGACGAACACGGCATCTCGCATCTCTTGGAACACATGGCCTTCAAGGGCACCACGCTGCGTTCCTCGCGCGAAATCGTCGAGGAGATCGAGGCGGTCGGCGGCGATCTCAATGCCGGCACCTCGACCGAGACCACCGCCTATTATGCGCGGGTGATGAAGGCCGACGTGCCGCTGGCGCTGGACGTGCTCTCCGACATTCTCGCCAATCCCTCTTTCGTGCCGGACGAACTCGAGCGCGAAAAGAATGTCATCGTGCAGGAAATTGGCGCAGCGCAAGACACCCCCGACGACGTGGTGTTCGAGCATCTCAACGAGCTGTGTTACCCGGAACAGCCGATGGGCCGCTCGCTGCTCGGCACCGCGAAAACCCTGAAGGGTTTCGATCGCGATACGCTGCGCGGCTATCTCTCGACGCATTATCGCGGCCCCGACATGGTGGTGGCGGCGGCCGGCGCGGTCGATCACAAACGGGTGGTGGAAGAGGTCGCCGAGCGCTTCAAGAGTTTTGACGCCACGCCCGCTCCAAAACCGCAAGTAGCGACGTTCGGCAAGGGCGGCTCCCGCGTGGTGCACCGCGAACTCGAGCAGGCGCATCTGACGCTGGCGCTGGAGGGCGTGCCGCAGACCGACCTGTCGCTGTTTTCCCTGCAGGTCTTCACCAACACGCTCGGCGGCGGGATGTCGTCGCGGCTGTTCCAGGAAGTGCGCGAGAAGCGCGGGCTGTGCTATTCGATCTATACCTTCCACGCACCCTACAGCGACACCGGGTTTTTCGGGCTCTATACCGGCACCGACCCCGAGGATGCGCCCGAGATGATGGAAGTGATCGTCGACGTCATCAACGACGCGGTGGAAACCCTCACCGAAGCCGAAATCGCCCGCGCCAAGGCGCAGATGAAGGCGGGGCTGCTGATGGCGCTGGAGAGCTGCTCTTCGCGCGCCGAGCAGCTGGCGCGCCACATCCTGGCCTATGGCCGGCCGCTGACGGTGGAAGAGCTGGTGGACCGGATCGACGCCGTCAGCGTGGAATCGACCCGCAACGCCGCGCGCGGCTTGTTGTCGCGCAGCCGGCCGGCGGTTGTCGCACTTGGCAGCGGAAGAGGTCTGGACACGGCGGTGTCTTTTGCGGAAGGATTGACCCGGTCGAAAGCGAAGTCGCTGCTGCATTGA
- a CDS encoding F0F1 ATP synthase subunit A yields MKIDPIHQFNIEPLFTIGHIGNQTIAFTNSSLYMFLAVALISILMIGGVAGRQLVPGRFQSMAEISYEFVATTIRSTAGAEGMKFFPLIFSLFMFICVSNLVGIIPYTFTISSHIIVTAALALLVFFTVLIYGLYKNGLKFFKIFVPSGVPIYILPLVMFIEILSFFLRPVSHSVRLFANMLAGHIALKVFAGFVAMLGISLGAVGWIGGVLPLALTVALTALELLVAFLQAYVFAILTCIYLNDAIHPGH; encoded by the coding sequence ATGAAAATCGACCCGATCCACCAGTTCAATATCGAACCTCTGTTCACGATCGGCCATATCGGCAATCAGACGATCGCCTTCACCAATTCGTCGCTCTATATGTTCCTGGCGGTAGCGCTGATCTCGATCCTGATGATCGGCGGCGTCGCGGGGCGGCAGCTGGTGCCGGGGCGGTTCCAGTCGATGGCCGAAATCTCCTACGAGTTCGTCGCCACCACCATCCGCAGCACCGCCGGCGCGGAAGGCATGAAGTTCTTCCCGCTGATCTTCTCGCTGTTCATGTTCATCTGTGTTTCGAACCTCGTCGGCATCATCCCCTACACCTTCACGATCTCGAGCCACATCATCGTCACCGCGGCGCTGGCGCTGCTGGTGTTTTTCACTGTCCTGATCTACGGCCTCTACAAGAACGGCCTGAAGTTCTTCAAGATTTTCGTTCCCAGCGGCGTTCCGATCTACATCCTGCCGCTGGTCATGTTCATCGAAATCCTGTCGTTCTTCCTGCGCCCGGTCTCGCACAGCGTGCGCCTGTTCGCCAACATGCTGGCCGGCCACATCGCGCTGAAGGTGTTCGCGGGCTTCGTCGCCATGCTGGGCATTTCCCTTGGCGCGGTCGGCTGGATCGGCGGCGTGCTGCCGCTGGCGCTCACCGTCGCGCTGACCGCGCTCGAGCTTCTGGTCGCGTTCCTGCAGGCCTATGTGTTCGCGATCCTCACCTGCATCTACCTCAACGACGCCATTCATCCGGGACACTAA
- a CDS encoding F0F1 ATP synthase subunit C, which yields MEPAAAKLIGAGIACIGMGGAGVGVGVIFGNYLAAAVRNPSAAQGQFGNLIFGFAVTEALGIFSLLIALLLLFVPL from the coding sequence ATGGAACCGGCAGCAGCAAAACTTATCGGCGCGGGCATCGCGTGCATCGGCATGGGCGGCGCGGGCGTCGGCGTGGGCGTCATCTTCGGCAATTACCTTGCCGCTGCAGTGCGCAATCCCTCCGCGGCCCAGGGCCAGTTCGGCAACCTGATCTTCGGCTTCGCCGTGACCGAAGCGCTCGGCATCTTCTCGCTGCTGATCGCGCTGCTGCTGCTGTTCGTTCCGCTCTGA
- a CDS encoding AtpZ/AtpI family protein, translating to MAEGTNNSENGSHDQSSSDEAALSARLGSLDHRLSEIQGSRKIRTDQPGDGSGDGAARASAMALGFRLSSELVAGVVVGAVIGWGFDRLLSTSPFGLIVFVLLGFVAGVVNVVRSAGVAPGKR from the coding sequence ATGGCTGAAGGCACGAATAACAGCGAAAATGGAAGTCACGATCAATCGTCCTCCGATGAAGCTGCGCTTTCCGCAAGGCTCGGAAGTCTGGATCACCGGTTGTCCGAAATTCAGGGCAGCCGAAAAATCCGGACTGACCAACCCGGAGATGGAAGCGGAGACGGAGCCGCCAGAGCTTCTGCGATGGCGCTCGGTTTCCGGCTTTCCTCGGAGTTGGTCGCGGGCGTTGTCGTCGGAGCGGTGATTGGCTGGGGGTTCGACCGCTTGCTGTCGACATCGCCGTTCGGTCTCATCGTGTTCGTCCTGCTCGGCTTTGTAGCTGGCGTGGTCAACGTGGTGAGATCTGCGGGCGTAGCTCCAGGCAAGCGCTGA
- a CDS encoding 2-hydroxychromene-2-carboxylate isomerase — protein MPRQVDYYFSFQSPWAYIGHRAFQETASTFNLKVNYKPVVLVDLFSETGGLPLMKRHPVRQRYRMVELQRWRDRRGLKFHLQPENWPFNARLADGVVIAATEAGLDPEPFMRRAFAAVWEDQLKMTDPATLIKLADESALPGKQLVERSGSEEISAAYEKNRQDALAADVFGSPVYVLDGEVFWGQDRIELLADALKSGRAPYRSQV, from the coding sequence ATGCCGCGCCAGGTCGATTACTATTTTTCGTTCCAATCGCCGTGGGCCTATATCGGGCATAGGGCGTTCCAGGAGACTGCGAGCACCTTTAATCTCAAGGTGAATTATAAGCCGGTGGTCCTGGTCGATCTGTTCTCGGAGACCGGCGGGTTGCCGCTGATGAAGCGCCACCCGGTACGGCAGCGCTACCGCATGGTCGAACTGCAGCGGTGGCGCGACAGGCGTGGACTGAAATTCCATCTCCAGCCGGAGAACTGGCCGTTCAACGCGCGGCTCGCGGATGGTGTGGTGATCGCAGCGACCGAAGCCGGCCTCGACCCCGAGCCGTTCATGCGGCGGGCATTTGCGGCGGTCTGGGAAGACCAGCTCAAGATGACCGATCCCGCGACTCTGATCAAATTGGCCGACGAATCCGCACTGCCCGGCAAGCAACTGGTCGAGCGCTCGGGATCGGAGGAGATCAGCGCGGCCTACGAGAAGAACCGCCAGGATGCGCTGGCCGCCGACGTGTTCGGCTCGCCGGTCTATGTGCTCGACGGCGAGGTATTCTGGGGACAGGATCGGATCGAATTGCTCGCGGACGCGTTGAAATCAGGCCGCGCGCCCTACCGTTCGCAGGTGTAG
- a CDS encoding HAD family hydrolase, producing MLPGSGKALLFDIDGTLADTDALHLEAFNQVLGPRGQVFDHARFTRELQGFSNASIGARFLAGEPPARKAAIIGEKEAAFRKLIAGKIQPVPGLMPLLALADRAGIPMVAVTNAPRLNAEMLLSGLGIMHRFTALVIGDELAHGKSHPMPYLEGLRAVNAAANLSLAFEDSRSGVQSASAAGIATIGIRTSLGHADMVAAGAAMTAKTFDDPELVKLVGTTMNW from the coding sequence ATGTTGCCAGGATCAGGGAAGGCGCTGCTGTTCGACATCGACGGCACCCTCGCCGACACCGATGCGCTTCATCTGGAAGCATTCAATCAGGTCCTTGGTCCCCGTGGTCAGGTTTTTGACCACGCCCGCTTCACCCGGGAGCTTCAGGGCTTTTCCAATGCCTCTATCGGCGCGCGATTTCTGGCGGGGGAACCGCCAGCGCGGAAAGCGGCTATCATTGGCGAAAAGGAAGCAGCCTTCCGCAAGCTCATTGCCGGGAAGATTCAGCCGGTGCCCGGTTTGATGCCGCTATTGGCTCTCGCGGATCGCGCAGGCATCCCCATGGTGGCTGTCACCAACGCGCCCCGGCTGAATGCCGAAATGCTGCTCTCCGGGCTGGGGATCATGCATCGCTTCACGGCTCTCGTCATCGGCGACGAGCTTGCGCACGGCAAGTCACATCCCATGCCATATCTGGAGGGATTGCGCGCGGTGAATGCGGCAGCGAATTTGTCACTCGCCTTCGAAGATTCTCGCTCCGGCGTCCAGTCCGCCTCCGCTGCGGGCATTGCGACCATCGGCATACGTACGAGCCTTGGCCATGCCGACATGGTCGCCGCAGGCGCTGCCATGACGGCCAAAACCTTCGACGACCCGGAACTGGTGAAACTGGTCGGAACGACAATGAATTGGTGA
- a CDS encoding secondary thiamine-phosphate synthase enzyme YjbQ gives MTAPKSLSRSPLSIVGGTTIVSSLLTVQTPGRGFTDLTADVAKFVRDAGATEGAVTLFVRHTSASLTIQENADPTVLVDLTTALDRLAPENAGWRHDTEGPDDMPAHVKTLLTATSLHIPVLRSELALGTWQAIYLIEHRARAHRREIVLQFVGAIQ, from the coding sequence ATGACTGCACCCAAATCGCTGTCACGCTCTCCGCTATCCATCGTCGGCGGCACCACCATAGTTTCCTCGCTATTGACGGTTCAAACGCCGGGGCGTGGCTTTACCGATCTCACCGCCGATGTCGCGAAATTCGTCAGAGACGCCGGTGCGACAGAGGGCGCGGTGACCTTGTTCGTCCGCCACACCTCGGCGTCGCTGACGATCCAGGAAAATGCCGACCCGACGGTACTGGTCGATTTGACGACGGCGCTGGATCGCCTCGCGCCGGAGAATGCCGGATGGCGCCATGACACCGAGGGCCCCGACGACATGCCCGCGCATGTCAAGACCCTGCTGACGGCGACCTCGCTGCATATTCCCGTGCTCAGAAGCGAACTCGCGCTCGGAACGTGGCAGGCGATCTACCTGATCGAGCATCGCGCACGGGCGCATCGCCGGGAAATCGTGCTGCAGTTTGTGGGCGCCATTCAATAA
- a CDS encoding response regulator, producing MTSVATTHLVIADDHPLFRDALRQAVASVVTQAKIDEAGSFEDLTSLLEQDSDVDLILLDLTMPGISGFSGLIYLRAQYPAIPVVIVSASDDAGTIRRSLDFGASGFIPKRFGVDTLRDAIVKVMDGDVWIPPDTDLSAATDPDMTRLRDRLVTLTPQQVRVLMMLSEGLLNKQIAYELGVSEATIKAHVSAILQKLGVESRTQAVIAAAKIAGGQWRQGTPSAQ from the coding sequence ATGACCTCCGTCGCCACCACGCATCTCGTCATTGCCGATGACCATCCGCTGTTTCGCGACGCCTTGCGACAGGCGGTCGCCAGCGTCGTCACTCAGGCGAAGATCGATGAAGCGGGGTCGTTCGAGGATCTGACCTCGCTGCTCGAGCAGGATTCCGATGTCGATTTGATCCTGCTTGATCTGACCATGCCGGGGATTTCGGGATTCTCCGGGCTGATCTATCTGCGCGCGCAGTATCCGGCGATCCCGGTGGTGATCGTGTCGGCCAGCGACGATGCCGGTACCATCCGCCGGTCGCTGGATTTCGGCGCCTCGGGGTTCATTCCCAAGCGATTCGGGGTCGATACGCTGCGCGACGCGATCGTGAAGGTGATGGATGGCGACGTCTGGATACCCCCGGATACCGATCTTTCCGCTGCGACCGATCCGGACATGACGCGCCTGCGCGACCGGCTGGTGACGCTGACCCCGCAGCAGGTAAGGGTGCTGATGATGCTGTCGGAGGGGTTGCTCAACAAGCAGATCGCCTACGAGCTTGGCGTGTCGGAGGCGACCATCAAGGCCCATGTATCGGCGATCCTGCAGAAGCTCGGGGTCGAGAGCCGGACGCAGGCGGTGATCGCCGCGGCGAAAATCGCCGGCGGCCAGTGGCGGCAGGGCACGCCGTCGGCGCAATAG
- a CDS encoding F0F1 ATP synthase subunit B': MAESHGTPKGQSTGAHTESEGGHGGGFPPFESSTFASQLVSLAIAFVALYLIVSRIALPRVGSVIDARQNAIEGDLAEAQKLKDASGAALKAYETELASARSRAQAISNETRERLNAASEAERKKLEDQLSVKLAQAEKTIAATRETAMSNVRGIAADAASAIVQRLTGMLPDGSAVNSAVDASLKG, from the coding sequence GTGGCTGAAAGTCATGGCACCCCAAAGGGCCAGAGCACCGGCGCCCACACCGAATCCGAAGGTGGCCACGGCGGAGGATTTCCTCCGTTCGAGTCCTCGACCTTCGCTTCGCAGCTGGTGTCGCTGGCGATCGCGTTCGTCGCGCTCTATCTGATCGTGTCGCGCATTGCGCTGCCGCGCGTCGGCAGCGTGATCGATGCACGCCAGAACGCGATCGAGGGCGATCTGGCGGAAGCGCAGAAGCTGAAGGACGCCTCCGGCGCGGCGCTGAAGGCGTACGAAACCGAACTGGCTTCTGCACGCTCCCGCGCCCAGGCCATCAGCAACGAGACCCGCGAGAGGCTGAACGCGGCCTCCGAAGCCGAGCGCAAGAAGCTGGAAGACCAGCTTTCCGTCAAGCTCGCGCAGGCCGAGAAGACCATCGCGGCAACGCGCGAGACCGCCATGAGCAACGTGCGCGGCATCGCCGCGGACGCGGCCAGCGCCATCGTGCAGCGGCTCACCGGCATGCTGCCCGACGGCAGCGCGGTGAACAGCGCTGTCGATGCGTCGTTGAAGGGATAA
- a CDS encoding SRPBCC family protein produces MTESVAAMRSLVVERVMPHPPEKIWRALTQAPLIEEWLMQNDFQPIFGHRFNFRATPIHGWNGVTDCEVLEIIPCRRLVYSWNASGDQAPGGLKTIVTWTLTQGENGTQVRMEQSGFRPQDEAGYRGMGGGWPRILGRLEEVAARS; encoded by the coding sequence ATGACCGAATCTGTTGCCGCTATGCGTAGCCTCGTCGTCGAACGGGTGATGCCGCATCCGCCGGAAAAGATCTGGCGCGCGCTGACGCAGGCGCCGCTGATCGAGGAATGGCTGATGCAGAACGATTTTCAGCCGATCTTCGGCCACAGGTTCAATTTCCGCGCCACGCCCATCCACGGTTGGAATGGCGTTACCGATTGCGAGGTTCTCGAAATCATTCCCTGTCGACGCCTTGTATATAGCTGGAACGCTTCCGGCGATCAGGCGCCCGGTGGCCTGAAGACCATCGTGACATGGACGCTGACGCAAGGCGAGAACGGAACGCAGGTCCGAATGGAGCAATCCGGGTTCCGGCCGCAGGATGAAGCCGGCTATCGCGGCATGGGCGGGGGCTGGCCGCGCATCCTGGGAAGGCTCGAGGAAGTGGCCGCGAGATCCTGA
- a CDS encoding GNAT family N-acetyltransferase — protein MALFRLPSSGPAALAPRGYGLLLRAPQMSDFMQWAHLREYSREYLTPWEPIWPSDDLTRSGFRRRLRRYAEDIAADRSYPFIIFREIDGAMIGGITLANVRRGIVQAGTIGYWVGQPHAHRGYMTAALRVLLPSLFGELNLHRIEAACIPSNAPSIRVLEKCGFTREGLARRYLCINGVWQDHLLFGLLHEDFRG, from the coding sequence ATGGCCCTGTTTCGGCTTCCATCCAGCGGACCGGCCGCGCTTGCCCCGCGCGGGTATGGGCTGTTGCTGCGCGCGCCGCAGATGTCCGACTTTATGCAATGGGCGCATCTGCGCGAATACAGCCGGGAATATCTGACCCCATGGGAGCCGATCTGGCCTTCCGACGACCTCACTCGCTCCGGCTTCCGGCGTCGGCTGCGCCGCTATGCGGAAGACATCGCCGCCGACCGCTCCTATCCCTTCATCATTTTCCGGGAGATCGACGGCGCGATGATCGGCGGCATCACGCTCGCCAATGTCCGCCGCGGCATCGTGCAGGCCGGCACCATCGGGTACTGGGTGGGGCAGCCCCATGCGCATCGCGGCTACATGACGGCGGCGCTGCGTGTGTTGTTGCCGTCGCTGTTCGGCGAACTGAATTTGCACCGCATCGAGGCCGCCTGCATTCCCTCCAACGCGCCGTCGATCCGGGTGCTGGAGAAATGCGGCTTTACACGCGAGGGGCTGGCGCGGCGCTATCTCTGCATCAACGGCGTCTGGCAGGACCATTTGCTGTTCGGCCTTCTGCACGAGGATTTTCGCGGTTAA